The following proteins are encoded in a genomic region of Parus major isolate Abel chromosome 20, Parus_major1.1, whole genome shotgun sequence:
- the LOC107213333 gene encoding immunoglobulin superfamily member 1-like has product MLPVTHVLAFGAWLVAQSEATLSAPTISIFLKPPGVIPLGGSTTICCICQHSSGSFVLYKGSHRLHTQSGSRAEFSISNATSQDSGTYNCHYLQGGTVLARSEELEVFVEELRLPRPHLSVLPGHEVTAGADVMFRCSSTHPSTGCYLYLEGQIRAQLLPRERGDYNLSHVQNGDSGRYSCQCYTINASREWSAVSNTLDLVVRDYTLCNTVRLALAAALLLLLLLLGPLTARAARSRCWRSHC; this is encoded by the exons ATGCTGCCTGTGACCCATGTGCTGGCCTTTG GTGCTTGGCTGGTGGCACAGAGCGAGGCTACACTGA GTGCCCCCACAATCTCCATCTTCCTGAAGCCACCTGGGGTGATCCCACTAGGAGGCTCCACCACCATCTGCTGCatttgccagcacagctctgggagctttGTGCTGTACAAGGGCAGCCACCGGCTCCATACCCAGAGTGGCAGCAGGGCCGAGTTCTCCATCTCTAACGCCACCTCCCAGGACAGCGGTACCTACAACTGCCATTACCTGCAGGGAGGCACCGTGCTGGCTCGAAGTGAGGAACTGGAGGTCTTTGTGGAAG agcTCCGTCTGCCCAGACCCCACCTCTCTGTCCTGCCTGGCCACGAGGTGACTGCAGGAGCTGATGTGATGTTCCGCTGCAGCTCCACACACCCCAGCACCGGCTGTTACCTGTACCTGGAGGGGCAGATCCGAGCCCAGCTACTGCCAAGGGAACGAGGTGACTACAACCTCTCCCACGTGCAGAACGGTGACAGCGGCCGCTACAGCTGCCAGTGCTACACCATCAATGCTTCCAGAGAATGGTCTGCTGTCAGCAACACCCTGGACTTGGTGGTGAGAG atTACACTCTGTGCAACACCGTGCGCCTGGCGCTGGCGGccgcgctgctgctgctgctgctgctgctggggccgCTCACGGCCAGGGCAGCACGGAGCCGCTGCTGGAGGAGCCACTGCTGA